The following proteins are co-located in the Dromiciops gliroides isolate mDroGli1 chromosome 2, mDroGli1.pri, whole genome shotgun sequence genome:
- the PCARE gene encoding photoreceptor cilium actin regulator, translated as MGCAPSHSDIVNSMTRSGIQFWKKPKTILSAHRAGREGLSIPLLVQGSTCYGEASPQVQRQQAREHPDLRRDQNMARSLRLFPGNPSPGRRREPEDAALEAEAAMSEIIDSQKHLTKDTQVESQNSSREDFYGNKQKGRCAKESSKKRKSATDRILGKESGHCQAQDFLAYGPEDKVDFPEALVTAHHRAYAFLHPSLSRYEAILGIAHEAAQTQQYLQQMVVFLLWRFDEINKLLGEIANDGEVLLQEAGAHLAWPDEKEGPPWQPDLLQQLLQYTANRMQVLHHTVTSLTSSALQDSSSYLHSAAQHLDKKLETKRELDQCLLKAIRILKNCVASPSTPKVDDRPLYSEDSGIGADNESLHSVDRLGKQTSWDSLDEPTEKKPWLSYHRETKVAADAWQHHPSASGSSRPQDCALERQRAHLAAPGIPFHADEMPANTLCRSLQPGTRSSHNALKTGAPEKGEHFGGYGLTIPLPLTDEEDSTPEEEEDNDDEDGPPGLSHNQTGTRSLRPTTSPALAESVVWPHFKRIETPHAQEMILKMKDAISERIKFVPAQPAYKEWTEDEERKVILPPRPSTVCEGRRSSGRPKRSKSEESLKGHAEDPTLLELQRVQKDLSQRLEMFYGFRKKRRMQNKEEHGVPRTAVLYLHSRGRPTQGSSISKLKASLAKNLSILPSQEKIGLQKPDPKSKSQQPSQGKAEALSKVTTPVQEYISWERESKAPETRGWSGEGCSPRPSVKKLIETFSPNEEMLPPMSPRPSGEVSGTKKFGVPIMPCRFPIYRGLAPLYPKHPISPGTPGEPPKLGPNWRPFAPVFTPLPTVVQVSKSAPNSETEEDLQDLPPPPPEILMDNSFNSLKSPGDPETGVCPAEVPNKLSPGGPPPTRKTSASQRLKASLNSIDLLPNKNIPNPIPPSEKGSGHSKTERKARNVSLELIHAPGTSHNQERPGVAQREPEAEETASLNKQPHKVIPLPHPNSIAGLKGNKEACISRPPQPEGPRQGQDKSPGLVRKMSPTRSHWSHRTEKRNLSPPASHRPTGLPTQPSLPHVQRQSSPPFSPRTSPPVRARTPSPPTSPKTTSPPASRKSTSPLLQHKNPSSPTEVPQSPPPPQELSGPPIIHREVSTPPFCSTPTPPTSPSQEPKEPSSWGESDPAPAKVAPNTCSIFCPATSSLFEAKSLSSPKEPHTEGGEHLEMGTEAKRNLVLPRQWGEPQKRMALCALNPQPFIRRTASDHRPRVRLRLPGSASVGTASELCSQTSSEESPPKEAPPLNSLCLLDMKGSSKWASHPDLYVVGRGLQRE; from the exons ATGGGCTGCGCACCTTCCCACAGTGACATTGTCAACAGTATGACCAGGAGCGGTATCCAATTTTGGAAAAAACCCAAGACCATTTTGTCAGCCCATCGGGCTGGCCGTGAAGGGCTGTCCATCCCTTTGCTGGTTCAAGGCTCCACCTGCTATGGAGAGGCCTCACCTCAGGTGCAGAGGCAGCAGGCAAGGGAGCACCCAGATCTCCGGAGGGATCAGAACATGGCCAGAAGCCTCCGTCTCTTCCCTGGGAATCCCTCTCCAGGCAGGAGGAGAGAACCTGAAGACGCGGCCCTAGAAGCTGAAGCTGCTATGTCAGAGATCATCGATTCTCAGAAACACTTGACCAAGGATACACAGGTAGAGAGTCAGAACTCCTCCAGGGAGGACTTCTATGGGAATAAACAGAAGGGACGGTGTGCCAAGGAGTCTTCTAAGAAAAGAAAGTCAGCCACTGACCGCATATTGGGGAAAGAGAGTGGTCACTGTCAAGCCCAAGACTTTCTTGCTTATGGGCCCGAAGACAAGGTGGATTTCCCTGAAGCCCTGGTGACTGCTCACCACAGGGCTTATGCCTTTCTGCACCCCAGCCTCTCCAGATATGAAGCCATCCTGGGCATAGCCCATGAGGCTGCCCAAACCCAGCAGTACCTCCAGCAAATGGTGGTATTCTTGCTCTGGCGCTTTGATGAGATCAACAAGCTATTGGGAGAGATCGCCAATGATGGAGAagtcctcctccaagaagccGGAGCCCATCTGGCATGGCCAGATGAAAAGGAAGGCCCTCCATGGCAGCCGGATCTCCTGCAACAGCTGCTACAGTATACGGCCAACAGGATGCAGGTTCTCCATCACACAGTGACGTCCCTCACCTCCAGTGCTCTGCAGGACTCCAGTAGCTACCTCCATTCTGCTGCCCAGCATCTGGACAAAAAACTAGAGACTAAAAGAGAACTGGACCAATGTCTTCTGAAGGCCATCAGGATCCTCAAAAACTGTGTGGCTAGCCCCAGTACGCCCAAGGTCGATGATCGACCTCTCTATTCTGAAGACAGTGGCATTGGGGCTGACAATGAGTCTCTGCATTCTGTGGACAGACTGGGGAAACAGACCAGTTGGGATTCTTTGGATGAGCCCACAGAAAAGAAGCCTTGGCTTTCATACCACAGGGAGACCAAGGTGGCAGCAGATGCCTGGCAGCATCACCCATCAGCATCAGGGTCCAGCAGACCCCAGGACTGTGCTCTTGAAAGACAAAGAGCTCACCTAGCTGCACCGGGTATCCCTTTCCATGCTGATGAAATGCCAGCAAATACACTCTGCAGGTCTCTGCAGCCGGGGACAAGGTCTTCACATAATGCCTTAAAAACAGGGGCCCCtgagaaaggagaacatttcGGGGGCTATGGGTTAACCATTCCTCTGCCCCTCACTGATGAGGAGGACAGCACtccagaggaggaggaagacaacgATGATGAAGATGGCCCCCCTGGCCTGAGTCACAACCAGACAGGGACTCGGTCTTTGAGGCCAACAACTTCCCCAGCTCTCGCAGAAAGTGTGGTGTGGCCACATTTCAAGAGAATCGAGACCCCCCATGCCCAGGAAATGATTCTCAAGATGAAGGATGCAATCAGTGAAAGAATCAAGTTTGTCCCAGCTCAGCCCGCATACAAGGAATGGACGgaggatgaagaaaggaaggtaaTCCTCCCTCCTAGGCCTAGCACTGTCTGCGAGGGCAGGAGGTCGTCTGGGAGACCAAAGAGATCCAAGTCTGAGGAATCTCTCAAGGGCCACGCTGAGGACCCCACACTCCTGGAACTGCAGAGGGTCCAGAAGGACCTCAGCCAGAGGCTAGAGATGTTCTATGGCTTCCGTAAGAAAAGGAGGATGCAGAACAAAGAGGAGCACGGTGTCCCCAGAACAGCCGTGCTGTATCTGCACAGCAGAGGCAGGCCTACCCAGGGCTCCTCCATTAGCAAGCTGAAGGCCTCCCTCGCCAAGAACCTCAGCATTCTGCCTAGTCAGGAAAAGATTGGCTTGCAGAAACCTGATCCCAAATCTAAGAGTCAGCAACCCAGCCAAGGAAAAGCTGAGGCACTTTCAAAGGTTACCACACCTGTCCAGGAATACATATCgtgggagagagaaagcaaggcTCCCGAGACCCGGGGATGGAGTGGTGAGGGATGCAGCCCTCGACCATCTGTCAAGAAACTCATCGAAACCTTCAGTCCTAATGAAGAGATGTTGCCGCCAATGAGTCCCAGACCCTCAGGGGAGGTCAGTGGCACCAAGAAATTTGGCGTTCCCATCATGCCTTGCAGATTTCCAATTTATAGGGGGCTTGCccctttgtatcccaagcacccGATTTCTCCAGGAACACCTGGAGAGCCTCCCAAATTGGGCCCAAACTGGAGGCCCTTCGCACCAGTCTTCACACCTCTCCCCACAGTGGTCCAAGTCTCCAAGAGTGCTCCAAACAGTGAAACAGAGGAGGATTTACAggacctccctcccccacctccagaaATACTGATGGACAACTCGTTCAATTCACTGAAGAGCCCTGGAGATCCAGAGACTGGAGTGTGTCCTGCTGAAGTGCCCAACAAGCTTAGTCCAGGGGGGCCTCCCCCCACCAGGAAAACATCGGCTTCCCAAAGGCTGAAGGCTTCCCTGAATTCCATTGACTTACTGCCTAATAAAAATATCCCCAACCCCATCCCTCCCAGTGAGAAAGGATCAGGGCACAGCAAGACAGAGAGGAAAGCCAGAAATGTCTCCTTAGAACTGATCCATGCACCTGGAACCAGCCACAACCAAGAGAGACCAGGTGTGGCCCAGAGAGAGCCAGAAGCAGAAGAGACTGCGAGTCTGAACAAGCAACCCCATAAGGTGATACCTCTGCCCCACCCCAACAGCATAGCTGGActgaaaggaaacaaggaagcCTGCATATCTAGGCCACCCCAACCCGAAGGGCCAAGGCAGGGCCAAGATAAGAGCCCAGGCCTGGTAAGGAAAATGTCTCCTACGAGGAGCCACTGGTCACACAGGACCGAAAAGAGAAACCTTAGCCCACCTGCCTCACACAGACCTACTGGGCTGCCGACCCAGCCAAGCCTCCCCCATGTGCAAAGGCAGTCCAGCCCCCCTTTTAGCCCCAGGACAAGCCCTCCAGTCAGGGCCAGGACGCCTAGCCCCCCAACAAGCCCCAAGACAACAAGCCCCCCAGCATCAAGAAAATCAacttctcctctcctccaacaCAAAAATCCCAGTTCTCCCACAGAAGTCCCTcagagccccccacccccccaagagcTCTCAGGCCCCCCGATCATTCATAGAGAAGTGAGCACTCCTCCCTTTTGTTCCACCCCTACCCCTCCAACCTCCCCATCCCAGGAGCCCAAGGAGCCAAGCTCATGGGGGGAGAGTGATCCAGCTCCAGCCAAGGTGGCCCCCAACACCTGCTCCATATTCTGCCCTGCAACCTCCTCTCTGTTTGAGGCCAAATCCCTATCGTCCCCCAAAGAGCCGCACACAGAGGGTGGGGAACATTTGGAAATGGGAACAGAGGCTAAGAGAAACCTGGTGCTGCCAAGGCAGTGGGGGGAGCCCCAGAAGAGGATGGCCTTGTGTGCCCTCAACCCTCAACCTTTCATCAGAAGGACTGCCTCCGACCATCGGCCAAGAGTACGCCTCCGGCTGCCAGGCTCAGCCTCCGTGGGGACCGCAAGTGAACTATGCAGCCAGACCAG CTCAGAGGAGAGTCCCCCAAAGGAAGCGCCACCTTTGAATAGCCTCTGCTTATTGGACATGAAGGGAAGCAGTAAGTGGGCATCTCACCCTGATCTGTACGTGGTTGGTCGGGGGCTCCAGAGGGAGTGA